One segment of Vibrio gazogenes DNA contains the following:
- a CDS encoding efflux transporter outer membrane subunit — MQIKLLPLMVAAVLSGCSLAPDYHQPDVPSTQGWQGVDVSQTAESELPDWRTFMPDERLQSLIELALANNKNLKTTLLNVASLRATYRIQDAERYPGLDASGSGSRTRFSDANTGNGKSYTSQYKATVGVTSYELDLFGRVQSLSDQALESYLSQDEIRRSTVIALISEVASAYMNLLTNQELLKLTTETVDAYQETLSLVQTRYDAGYSDALTLAQSKTALHSAQATQAQYKLAVAKGYNVLRQLVGAPIMQYIDGRLPEESGQMLSALQVGTSSELLLKRPDILSAEHALKADNANIGAARAAFFPSIRLTASAGSASNSLSGLFNSDSGYWQFSPSISLPIFDWGSNQASLDVAKIKKQRSVVAYQQAIETAFKEVSDALLGQTYYMEEWQAQQNNMAANQTYYNLAKMRYEKGNDSYMDLLDAQRSLFSARESELSSHLNLLLSRINLYKALGGGWRAADQQTSTQVSSVLDTIDQ; from the coding sequence GTGCAAATTAAGTTATTACCACTGATGGTTGCGGCTGTTTTAAGTGGTTGTAGCCTAGCACCGGATTATCACCAGCCTGATGTCCCTTCAACGCAGGGGTGGCAAGGTGTTGATGTCAGTCAGACGGCAGAAAGCGAGCTGCCTGACTGGCGGACCTTTATGCCGGATGAGCGGTTACAGTCGTTGATTGAGCTGGCTCTGGCAAACAATAAAAACTTGAAAACGACATTGCTGAATGTTGCCTCTTTACGAGCAACGTACCGAATTCAAGATGCAGAACGCTATCCGGGGCTGGACGCCTCGGGGAGTGGTTCGAGAACACGTTTTTCTGATGCGAATACGGGTAATGGGAAGTCATATACTTCCCAGTATAAGGCAACGGTCGGTGTGACAAGTTATGAGTTGGATCTGTTTGGTCGGGTACAAAGCCTGAGTGATCAGGCACTTGAAAGTTATCTGTCTCAGGATGAGATTCGGCGCAGTACGGTGATTGCTTTGATCAGTGAAGTCGCCAGCGCTTACATGAATCTCCTCACCAATCAAGAGTTGTTGAAGTTGACGACAGAGACGGTCGATGCATATCAAGAAACCCTGTCACTGGTGCAAACTCGCTATGATGCCGGATACAGTGATGCTTTGACCCTCGCGCAAAGTAAGACAGCATTGCATAGTGCTCAAGCGACACAAGCGCAGTACAAACTGGCCGTTGCGAAAGGATACAATGTGCTGCGACAATTGGTTGGTGCGCCGATCATGCAATACATTGACGGGCGCTTGCCAGAAGAAAGCGGGCAGATGCTGTCAGCGTTGCAAGTTGGTACCTCATCAGAATTGTTACTTAAGCGTCCTGACATTTTGTCTGCTGAACATGCGCTTAAGGCGGACAATGCCAATATCGGTGCGGCCCGAGCTGCATTTTTCCCGAGTATTCGTTTAACTGCAAGTGCGGGCAGCGCCAGTAATTCTCTGTCGGGGTTATTTAACTCGGATTCGGGGTATTGGCAATTCTCACCGTCTATCTCTTTACCTATCTTCGACTGGGGCAGTAATCAAGCTTCTCTTGATGTGGCAAAGATTAAGAAGCAGCGTTCAGTTGTTGCTTATCAGCAGGCGATTGAAACCGCGTTTAAAGAAGTTTCTGATGCACTGTTAGGGCAAACCTATTATATGGAAGAGTGGCAAGCGCAACAGAATAATATGGCTGCGAATCAAACCTATTATAATCTGGCGAAGATGCGCTATGAAAAAGGTAATGATAGTTATATGGATCTACTGGATGCACAACGATCATTATTTAGTGCACGGGAGAGCGAACTGTCATCACATTTGAATTTGCTGCTGAGCCGGATCAATTTATATAAAGCGCTCGGTGGTGGTTGGCGAGCTGCTGATCAGCAAACATCGACTCAGGTTTCATCCGTTTTGGACACCATTGATCAATAA
- a CDS encoding efflux RND transporter permease subunit gives MVRFFIDRPIFAWVIAIVIMLAGVLSIKTLPIEQYPQIAPPAVSISGVYVGASAKTVENSVTQVIEQNMNGIDNLLYMSSNSDSSGSFSINLTFATGTNPDIAQVQVQNKLSAVESSLPESVVTRGITVAKSTSSFLMVIGFISSDGSMNNTSIADYIASNVKDPISRVQGVGETQVFGAQHAMRIWLDPHKLNKFSLTSSDVLGAIKTQNTQVSVGELGGTPAVKGQQLTATITAQGRLSSVSDFKNILLKVDTDGSQIRLQDVARIEIGGESYGAVARFNGSPSTGIAVRLATGANALDTADAVRAKMEELKPFFPSSLKIVYPFDTTPFVKISIEEVVHTLIEAVVLVFLVMYLFLQNFRATLIPTIAVPVVLLGTMGIMAAFGFSINTLTMFGLVLAIGLLVDDAIVVVENVERVMAEDGLSPLEATRKSMGQITGALVGIALVLSAVFIPMAFFGGAAGAIYRQFSLTIVSSMALSVLVAMILTPALCATILKPLSEGSHQAKRGPIALFNRLFNQGTVRYKGTVEKGIHQKLRYLVIYALIVGGLGVLWHKLPTSFLPDEDQGAFLVMVKLPAGATQERTLNVMEKIRHHFLQDEKNDVESVFTVAGFSFAGRGQNMGLGFVKLKDWSLRTKPSQSVEAIIGRAWGAFGQIKEAQIFAFNLPPIISLGTASGFDAYLVDRGNLGHEALIQARNQLLGMAAKDPNLMSVRPNGMEDTAQFRIDIDYEKAMAMGVAVNDINSTLSTAWGSTYVNDFVDNGRIKKVYVQADAPFRMNPEDFNLWHVRNAEGDMVPFDSFAKTHWTYGSPRLERFNASPAVNIQGSAAPGKSSGDAMLEIEKLVRQLPKGIDVEWSGSSYQERQSGSQAMLLYGISLLIVFLSLAALYESWSVPFSVILIVPLGIFGAVLATSLKGLANDIYFQVGLLTTIGLSAKNAILIVEFAKAQYDEGMDLFKATVEACRMRLRPILMTSFAFILGVLPLALSSGAGAASRNAIGWGVVGGMVSATVLSIFFVPVFFVLVMRLFRTKPRGDLSATSAVEDHTSAN, from the coding sequence ATGGTTCGCTTTTTTATCGACAGACCAATTTTTGCATGGGTGATTGCGATTGTGATCATGCTTGCTGGTGTACTGTCCATCAAAACTTTACCGATTGAACAGTATCCACAGATTGCACCACCGGCGGTGAGTATCTCTGGTGTTTATGTCGGTGCGTCTGCTAAAACCGTGGAAAACAGTGTGACGCAGGTTATCGAACAAAACATGAATGGTATCGATAATCTGTTGTATATGTCTTCTAACAGTGATTCGTCCGGTTCGTTTTCTATTAATCTGACATTTGCGACGGGGACGAACCCGGATATCGCTCAGGTTCAGGTACAGAATAAATTGTCTGCCGTTGAGTCGTCGTTGCCTGAGTCGGTTGTGACCCGAGGGATTACGGTTGCGAAATCAACCAGTAGTTTCTTGATGGTGATCGGTTTTATTTCATCTGATGGCAGCATGAACAATACCAGTATCGCGGATTACATCGCCTCAAATGTTAAAGATCCGATTAGCCGTGTTCAGGGTGTGGGTGAAACTCAAGTCTTTGGGGCGCAGCATGCGATGAGAATCTGGCTGGATCCGCATAAACTGAACAAGTTCAGTCTGACTTCCAGTGATGTGCTCGGTGCCATTAAGACCCAGAATACGCAGGTATCTGTCGGTGAGCTGGGTGGAACGCCCGCAGTCAAAGGGCAACAGCTGACAGCAACCATCACGGCTCAGGGACGTCTGAGTAGTGTCAGCGACTTTAAAAATATTCTGCTTAAAGTTGATACCGATGGTTCTCAAATTCGTTTGCAAGATGTTGCGCGTATTGAAATCGGTGGTGAAAGTTATGGCGCTGTTGCTCGGTTCAATGGTTCGCCATCAACGGGGATCGCGGTTCGGCTTGCCACTGGTGCCAATGCTTTGGATACCGCGGATGCTGTGCGTGCCAAGATGGAGGAATTGAAACCATTCTTCCCCAGCTCTCTGAAAATTGTTTATCCATTTGATACAACCCCATTCGTTAAAATCTCGATTGAAGAGGTGGTTCATACCCTGATTGAAGCCGTTGTACTGGTCTTCTTGGTCATGTACCTCTTCTTGCAGAACTTCCGCGCGACCCTGATTCCGACCATTGCGGTGCCAGTCGTGTTATTGGGGACGATGGGCATTATGGCTGCCTTTGGGTTTTCAATTAACACCCTGACGATGTTTGGTTTGGTGCTGGCGATTGGTCTGCTGGTGGATGACGCGATTGTTGTGGTTGAAAACGTCGAACGGGTGATGGCAGAGGACGGTTTGTCTCCCCTAGAAGCAACCCGTAAGTCGATGGGACAGATTACCGGTGCACTGGTCGGAATTGCCTTGGTTCTGAGTGCGGTATTTATTCCGATGGCCTTCTTTGGTGGTGCTGCCGGGGCCATTTATCGGCAGTTCTCTCTGACAATCGTATCTTCCATGGCGTTGTCTGTTTTAGTGGCGATGATTCTTACCCCGGCACTGTGTGCGACGATTCTGAAACCACTGTCGGAGGGGAGTCATCAGGCGAAACGTGGCCCGATTGCGCTGTTTAACCGATTGTTTAATCAGGGAACCGTGCGCTATAAAGGCACGGTAGAAAAAGGGATCCACCAGAAGCTCAGATACCTGGTGATCTATGCATTAATCGTTGGCGGGCTGGGTGTTTTATGGCATAAGTTGCCGACTTCCTTCCTACCTGATGAAGATCAGGGCGCCTTCTTGGTGATGGTCAAACTCCCTGCCGGTGCAACGCAGGAGCGGACACTCAATGTGATGGAAAAAATCCGCCATCATTTTCTGCAAGATGAAAAAAATGATGTTGAGTCGGTCTTTACTGTTGCTGGGTTTAGTTTTGCCGGACGTGGCCAGAATATGGGGCTGGGATTCGTCAAACTGAAGGACTGGAGTCTGCGCACCAAGCCTTCTCAGTCCGTCGAAGCCATTATCGGGCGTGCATGGGGTGCTTTTGGACAGATTAAAGAAGCACAAATATTTGCATTTAACCTGCCTCCGATTATCTCGTTAGGGACCGCCAGTGGCTTTGATGCGTATCTGGTCGACCGCGGTAACCTCGGACACGAAGCTCTGATTCAGGCGCGTAACCAATTGTTGGGGATGGCAGCAAAGGATCCGAATCTGATGTCTGTTCGACCTAACGGGATGGAAGATACGGCTCAGTTCCGGATTGATATCGATTATGAAAAAGCGATGGCAATGGGCGTCGCGGTTAACGATATTAACTCAACGTTATCCACGGCATGGGGATCAACTTATGTGAACGACTTTGTCGATAACGGGCGGATTAAGAAAGTATATGTTCAGGCGGATGCGCCATTCCGGATGAATCCGGAAGACTTCAATCTATGGCATGTGCGTAACGCAGAAGGAGATATGGTGCCGTTTGACTCCTTTGCGAAAACGCACTGGACCTATGGTTCACCGCGGTTAGAGCGTTTTAATGCTTCACCTGCGGTTAATATCCAGGGTTCGGCTGCACCCGGAAAGAGTTCGGGTGATGCGATGCTTGAGATTGAGAAATTGGTTCGACAGTTGCCAAAAGGCATTGATGTGGAATGGAGTGGTTCTTCGTATCAGGAAAGACAGTCGGGGTCTCAAGCCATGCTGCTGTATGGCATCTCTTTGCTTATCGTATTCCTCAGTCTGGCGGCCCTCTATGAAAGCTGGAGTGTTCCGTTCTCGGTGATTTTGATTGTGCCGTTGGGGATTTTTGGTGCGGTATTAGCAACCTCTTTAAAAGGGTTGGCGAATGATATTTATTTTCAGGTTGGGTTGCTGACGACGATTGGTTTATCCGCGAAAAACGCGATTCTGATCGTTGAGTTTGCCAAAGCTCAGTACGATGAGGGCATGGATCTGTTCAAAGCAACGGTTGAAGCTTGTCGGATGCGTTTACGTCCGATTCTGATGACATCTTTCGCATTTATTCTGGGGGTTTTACCGTTAGCACTCAGTAGTGGTGCGGGCGCTGCCAGCCGAAATGCAATTGGTTGGGGGGTTGTCGGTGGGATGGTCTCTGCAACCGTACTGTCGATTTTCTTCGTGCCGGTATTCTTTGTTTTGGTGATGCGATTGTTCCGCACCAAGCCTAGAGGCGACCTCTCTGCGACTTCGGCTGTGGAGGATCACACGAGTGCAAATTAA
- a CDS encoding efflux RND transporter periplasmic adaptor subunit — translation MTKTFPLYRQSLVAFGLVFTLVGCQPDGTKAEATSQQKPQAVAVDAVALQYQPIELTARLPGRTSAYRVAEVRPQVAGIIIKRLFVEGSIVKKGEVLYQIDPATYDATLDSAKASLASAQATLEKSKLQAERYRTLVKSRAISEQDYEDSRATYREALAAVMAAEASVKSAQINLNYTHIKAPISGRIGKSNVTEGALVTANQTNYLATIQQLDPLYVDLSQSSNELLKLRKQTASSDKKLSGIKLSLDDGTKIEQEATLQFADVTVNENTGTVNLRALLPNPDQRLLPGLFVRAELPTEYREKAILVPQAAVTRDDKGQAHVMVINAENKVEDRDITTNRIVGSQWLIDSGLKAGEKVIVSGLQKIRPGAMVTANMVEQGQ, via the coding sequence ATGACGAAAACCTTCCCTCTTTATCGCCAGTCATTGGTCGCCTTCGGGTTGGTGTTTACGCTAGTCGGGTGCCAACCGGATGGCACTAAGGCTGAAGCAACCAGCCAACAAAAGCCACAGGCTGTCGCGGTTGATGCTGTCGCGCTCCAATATCAGCCTATCGAGTTGACCGCTCGGCTTCCCGGACGAACAAGTGCTTATCGGGTGGCAGAAGTAAGACCTCAGGTCGCTGGTATTATTATTAAACGCTTGTTTGTTGAAGGTAGCATCGTCAAAAAAGGTGAAGTGTTATACCAAATTGACCCTGCAACATATGATGCGACTTTGGATAGTGCCAAGGCTAGTTTAGCTTCCGCCCAAGCCACATTAGAAAAATCAAAGTTACAGGCTGAACGTTATCGGACACTGGTGAAAAGCCGTGCGATCAGTGAGCAAGATTATGAAGATTCACGCGCGACTTACCGTGAAGCGCTTGCCGCAGTGATGGCTGCCGAGGCCTCTGTGAAATCTGCCCAGATCAATTTAAATTATACCCATATTAAAGCACCGATTTCCGGACGGATAGGTAAATCAAATGTGACCGAAGGGGCGTTGGTTACAGCTAATCAGACCAACTATTTGGCGACGATTCAGCAATTAGATCCCTTGTACGTCGATCTTTCTCAATCCAGTAATGAACTTTTGAAACTGAGAAAACAAACGGCCAGCAGTGACAAGAAGCTGAGTGGTATCAAACTGAGTTTGGATGACGGGACGAAAATTGAGCAGGAAGCGACCTTACAGTTTGCTGATGTGACTGTGAATGAGAACACCGGTACGGTGAACCTGCGTGCTTTACTTCCTAACCCTGATCAACGTCTTCTGCCCGGGCTGTTCGTGAGAGCTGAGCTACCGACAGAATATCGTGAAAAAGCGATTTTAGTTCCACAGGCTGCAGTCACGCGTGATGACAAGGGTCAGGCCCATGTCATGGTGATTAATGCAGAAAACAAAGTCGAAGACCGTGATATCACCACTAACCGGATTGTCGGGTCTCAGTGGCTGATTGATTCCGGTTTGAAAGCCGGAGAAAAAGTTATTGTGAGCGGATTACAAAAAATTCGTCCGGGAGCAATGGTGACGGCAAACATGGTAGAGCAGGGGCAATAA
- a CDS encoding D-amino-acid transaminase — protein MERIVYVNGTYVPESEAKVSIFDRGFLFADAVYEVTSVLDGKLIDNAGHIARLERSCRELGIKMPATAEQLTSIQQTLIEKNDLVEGGIYLQLTRGNEGDRDFSYQDAIEPTLVLFTQAKQLVDSPKVKHGIKVISFEDIRWKRRDIKTTSLLPACLAKHAAHAAGADDVWLIEDGYVTEGGSSNAYIVTQEGTLVTRPLSHDILHGITRAALMKLVQDTGLTVEERLFTIEEAMQAKEAFISSATTFVWPVVAIDDQPIGDGQPGAVALQLRDIYIQTAKAHS, from the coding sequence ATGGAACGGATTGTTTATGTCAATGGGACGTATGTTCCTGAATCGGAAGCGAAAGTGTCAATTTTTGACCGGGGATTTCTATTTGCCGATGCGGTTTATGAAGTTACATCTGTATTGGACGGCAAACTGATTGATAATGCAGGACATATTGCTCGTCTGGAACGCTCATGTCGTGAGCTGGGCATTAAAATGCCAGCCACTGCGGAACAACTGACGTCCATTCAGCAGACGCTGATCGAAAAGAATGATTTGGTTGAAGGGGGCATCTATCTGCAATTAACCCGAGGTAATGAAGGGGATCGTGATTTTTCTTACCAAGATGCGATTGAGCCGACGTTAGTTTTGTTTACTCAAGCCAAGCAATTAGTGGATAGCCCGAAAGTGAAGCATGGCATTAAAGTGATTTCATTTGAAGATATCCGCTGGAAACGCCGAGATATTAAAACGACCAGTCTGTTGCCTGCGTGTTTGGCAAAACATGCAGCACACGCAGCAGGCGCTGATGATGTGTGGCTGATTGAAGACGGATATGTGACGGAAGGGGGATCCAGTAATGCGTATATCGTGACGCAAGAAGGAACATTGGTTACACGACCACTGAGTCATGATATCCTGCATGGAATTACCCGGGCGGCTTTGATGAAGCTGGTTCAAGATACCGGGCTTACGGTTGAAGAACGCTTATTTACCATCGAAGAAGCGATGCAGGCCAAAGAAGCATTTATCAGTTCGGCAACCACGTTTGTCTGGCCGGTGGTTGCAATCGATGATCAGCCCATCGGGGATGGTCAGCCGGGAGCAGTCGCGTTGCAGCTCAGAGATATTTATATCCAAACGGCGAAAGCACATTCTTGA
- the dgcA gene encoding N-acetyl-D-Glu racemase DgcA yields the protein MNIRLYRKSWPIRGSFTISRGSKTSAETIVVEIEKNGFIGRGECVPYNRYGESIDSVIAQIEGVFPEIKCGINRQQLQPLLPAGAARNAVDCAMWDLECKLGQTTIWSRLQVEPCALTTAYTLSLDKPHKMEEAAVANAFRPLLKLKLGGPEDLDRVRAVRRGSPQATIILDANEAWDVETYQALIPELEQLNVAMIEQPFHADEDSVLDGLARPIPICADESCHDRQSLSRVIGRYDMVNIKTDKAGGLTEALALKQAAQDAGLQIMVGCMLSSSLSMAPAFVVAQGAEVVDLDGPLLLKQDIEHGFEFEKNQMLPFGTELWG from the coding sequence ATGAATATTCGTCTCTATCGGAAAAGCTGGCCGATTCGAGGCAGTTTCACGATTTCTCGCGGAAGTAAGACTTCCGCTGAAACGATTGTGGTTGAAATTGAAAAAAATGGTTTCATCGGGCGGGGAGAGTGTGTTCCCTATAACCGTTATGGGGAGTCTATTGACAGCGTTATTGCACAGATTGAAGGCGTTTTTCCTGAAATCAAATGTGGGATTAACCGTCAACAACTCCAACCCTTATTACCTGCGGGGGCGGCTCGAAATGCAGTCGATTGCGCCATGTGGGATCTGGAATGTAAGCTCGGGCAAACCACGATTTGGTCACGGCTTCAGGTCGAGCCTTGTGCGTTGACAACCGCTTATACCTTATCGCTGGATAAGCCTCACAAGATGGAAGAGGCTGCGGTCGCGAATGCTTTTCGGCCGCTGCTCAAGTTGAAGTTGGGTGGCCCGGAAGATTTGGATCGCGTTCGTGCTGTTCGTCGTGGCTCACCGCAGGCAACCATTATTCTTGATGCCAACGAAGCCTGGGATGTTGAAACCTATCAAGCATTGATTCCTGAGTTAGAGCAGTTGAATGTTGCGATGATCGAACAGCCGTTTCATGCCGATGAAGATAGCGTTTTAGACGGACTGGCCCGGCCGATACCGATTTGTGCTGATGAATCTTGTCATGACCGACAGAGCCTGAGCCGTGTTATTGGCCGTTACGATATGGTCAATATTAAGACGGATAAGGCTGGTGGGCTGACCGAGGCACTGGCATTGAAACAAGCGGCTCAGGACGCCGGATTACAGATTATGGTGGGGTGTATGTTGTCTTCTTCACTTAGCATGGCACCTGCATTTGTTGTTGCTCAGGGCGCTGAAGTTGTTGATCTGGATGGGCCGTTATTACTGAAGCAGGATATTGAACATGGTTTTGAGTTTGAAAAAAATCAAATGTTGCCTTTTGGGACAGAACTGTGGGGATAG
- the dgcN gene encoding N-acetyltransferase DgcN, whose translation MELKKPYLLFLGDAADALAAKVAQGIKTWRPEYCVGQFRLESCNADCDLPDMSISDAVAAGAKTLVIGVANRGGIISDEWINVLVEALEAGMDIASGLHNKLTDIPALVACAEKQGCALFDVRYPTQAYPVANGKKRTGKRLLTVGTDCSVGKMYTSLAIEKEMRDQGMNADFRATGQTGILISGEGVSADCVVADFISGAIETISPANSPEHWDVIEGQGSLFHASFAGVTTGLIHGSQADALVLCHEPTRQHMRGLPDYALPDIDVCMATNLATARLTNPNAQFVGVSINTSGLDEQAALSYMASLEEQLGLPVVDPFRQGVGRIVEQLVACL comes from the coding sequence ATGGAACTGAAGAAACCGTATTTATTGTTTTTAGGTGATGCAGCTGATGCATTAGCTGCCAAAGTTGCCCAAGGCATTAAAACATGGCGTCCAGAGTATTGTGTCGGACAGTTTCGGTTAGAGAGCTGCAATGCAGATTGTGATTTGCCTGATATGAGCATTTCGGACGCCGTGGCCGCTGGAGCAAAAACGCTGGTGATTGGTGTTGCAAACCGAGGCGGCATTATTTCTGATGAATGGATCAATGTACTGGTTGAAGCGTTAGAAGCCGGGATGGATATTGCGTCGGGATTGCATAATAAGTTGACCGATATACCCGCTTTGGTGGCGTGCGCGGAGAAACAAGGTTGTGCTCTGTTTGATGTACGCTATCCGACTCAGGCCTATCCGGTTGCGAATGGTAAAAAGCGCACGGGTAAGCGTCTGCTAACTGTAGGCACCGATTGCTCTGTCGGAAAAATGTATACATCCCTTGCGATTGAAAAAGAAATGCGCGACCAAGGGATGAATGCCGATTTCCGGGCAACCGGTCAGACAGGGATTCTCATTTCGGGCGAGGGGGTCAGTGCTGACTGTGTCGTAGCGGACTTTATCTCTGGTGCGATTGAGACAATATCTCCTGCCAACAGTCCTGAACACTGGGATGTCATCGAAGGGCAGGGCTCTTTATTCCATGCATCGTTTGCCGGTGTCACCACAGGATTGATTCATGGTTCTCAGGCGGATGCGCTGGTGTTGTGTCATGAGCCCACGCGGCAGCATATGCGAGGGTTACCGGACTATGCCTTACCGGATATTGATGTTTGTATGGCTACCAACCTGGCGACAGCACGTTTAACGAATCCGAATGCTCAGTTTGTCGGGGTATCGATCAATACGTCTGGACTGGATGAGCAAGCGGCATTGTCGTATATGGCTTCGCTTGAAGAACAGCTTGGATTACCGGTGGTTGACCCTTTCCGGCAGGGTGTCGGACGAATTGTTGAACAGCTGGTAGCGTGCCTATGA